One Blastopirellula marina genomic region harbors:
- the recO gene encoding DNA repair protein RecO — MSAEKSLAIVIRTVDFSETSCIATLFTEDFGKITALAKGCKRPKSPFESALDVLTVSRIVFLHKKSDSLDLLTEAKVERRFRAGQKSTEHLYAGYYLAELLAQLTDHSDPHPELFHLADETLSQLNQLEAVAPLVLRFEMMLLRHLGQLPELTQCVETGEPIAETGRTPFGLLAGGVLSRRARSGHRQVIDVAVETLQLLSIYAAEDERWKRTEIPSRLAMEVRALVNRYLSHTLGKTPRLREYLQILSI; from the coding sequence ATGTCGGCGGAAAAATCGCTAGCTATCGTCATTCGCACCGTCGATTTCAGCGAGACATCTTGTATCGCGACGCTATTTACCGAGGATTTCGGCAAGATCACCGCCCTGGCCAAGGGATGCAAGCGTCCTAAAAGCCCGTTTGAGTCTGCTCTTGACGTTTTGACCGTAAGTCGAATAGTCTTCCTCCACAAAAAAAGCGACAGCCTAGACTTGCTGACCGAAGCGAAGGTCGAAAGACGATTTCGCGCAGGGCAGAAGAGTACCGAACACCTGTACGCCGGGTATTACCTGGCCGAGCTTTTAGCACAGTTGACGGACCACTCTGACCCGCACCCGGAATTGTTTCATTTGGCCGACGAAACCCTTTCGCAGCTGAATCAGCTTGAGGCCGTTGCTCCTTTGGTGTTGCGGTTCGAAATGATGTTACTGCGCCACCTCGGCCAATTGCCTGAACTGACGCAGTGCGTCGAAACGGGAGAACCGATTGCCGAGACGGGCCGTACTCCATTTGGGCTGCTCGCTGGTGGTGTACTTTCGAGAAGAGCCCGGAGCGGACATCGGCAGGTCATCGACGTGGCCGTAGAAACGCTACAACTCCTTTCGATTTATGCCGCAGAAGACGAGCGTTGGAAACGTACGGAAATTCCTTCGCGTCTGGCCATGGAGGTCCGGGCACTCGTCAACAGATACCTCAGCCATACCCTGGGCAAGACACCCAGATTGAGAGAGTACCTGCAGATTCTCTCGATTTGA
- a CDS encoding HD family phosphohydrolase: MAQPGKTRKRAKHVASLELPPGTFRRFISELSHPDKLLYLACALFAAIALWLVTGAWNPPMQYRPGYVPPSEIHPRVQFSVLDPLATAKAERDAENEAKSVYLNEPARIDQLRARLQSIIVQLTTAKQFDVEVERLWNEFFPIADDDVTPVSPMEREEQFQKLKALFARENMLTAFEQSIANALKPFASRGIMAPEQLDEKQGQAASIIVVTPGPNATKQIISQNDVLKAQVFESIRNQLKTHLENLAKGEDISFLVEAVDFWIDKNLPGTLFIDKAATAKEREDAVAAVEPVMHIYSTKDAVVLPGKPLDATGIELLHAEHRAYIDQRSFFSKTIYSLAILGMYYALGTLCAIYLVFKCPSILKDLNEYLLFLIPTCATIALGYWFDDRWQAEIIPAMILAMTVSIVYRQEFALLVTACVSLAIVLTSGTSLVAFVTIAATCSAATLSMNRIRSRNKLIFVGLWAGVVAFTTKYGVSIVSGQPATIALLQAAAWQGVYAVGAGFLMTGLLPFVEKAYGILTDISLLELGDAAHPLLQKLAQRAPGTYNHSITVASIAESAADSIGANGLLVRVGAYFHDIGKMMKPEYFIENQSASDNRHEGLNPAISTLVIIAHVKDGADLARQNRLPRAIIDFIEQHHGTTLVEYFYRVASAKVEANPDEREVDETIYRYPGPKPQTKEAAVLMICDAVESACRTLVEPTASRIEALVEELSMKRLLDGQFDECGLTLRELRQIQSSVTKSLTAVYHGRVKYPSSQPA, from the coding sequence ATGGCGCAGCCAGGTAAGACCAGAAAACGTGCGAAACATGTCGCGTCGCTAGAGCTTCCTCCCGGAACGTTCCGGCGATTCATCTCTGAGCTGTCGCATCCCGACAAGCTGCTGTACTTAGCCTGCGCGTTGTTCGCGGCGATTGCCTTGTGGTTGGTAACCGGCGCGTGGAATCCGCCGATGCAGTACCGCCCGGGGTACGTTCCGCCGTCGGAGATCCACCCGCGGGTACAGTTTTCGGTCCTCGACCCCTTGGCGACTGCCAAGGCCGAACGCGACGCGGAGAACGAGGCCAAGTCGGTTTACCTGAACGAGCCGGCACGAATTGATCAACTGCGTGCCCGTTTGCAATCGATCATTGTTCAGCTCACCACGGCCAAGCAGTTCGATGTGGAAGTCGAGCGTCTCTGGAACGAGTTCTTTCCGATCGCTGACGACGATGTCACTCCGGTCAGCCCAATGGAGCGAGAAGAACAGTTTCAAAAGCTGAAGGCCTTGTTCGCACGCGAGAACATGCTTACGGCGTTCGAGCAGAGCATTGCGAACGCCCTCAAGCCATTCGCTTCACGCGGTATCATGGCTCCCGAGCAACTCGACGAGAAGCAGGGGCAAGCGGCCAGTATCATCGTCGTGACACCAGGCCCCAATGCGACCAAGCAGATTATCTCGCAGAACGATGTGCTCAAGGCGCAAGTCTTTGAAAGCATTCGCAACCAATTGAAAACTCATTTGGAAAACTTGGCCAAAGGAGAAGACATCAGCTTCCTAGTCGAAGCGGTCGACTTTTGGATCGACAAGAACCTGCCGGGAACCCTCTTCATCGATAAGGCAGCGACGGCAAAAGAACGAGAAGATGCCGTCGCAGCGGTCGAGCCGGTGATGCATATCTACTCGACCAAAGACGCCGTCGTTTTGCCTGGCAAGCCGCTGGATGCCACGGGAATCGAACTGCTACACGCCGAGCACCGCGCCTACATTGATCAGCGCAGTTTCTTTTCCAAGACGATTTATTCGCTGGCCATCCTGGGGATGTACTACGCCCTGGGTACCTTGTGTGCGATCTATCTTGTTTTCAAATGCCCCAGCATTTTGAAAGATCTGAACGAATATTTGCTTTTCCTGATTCCAACCTGTGCGACGATAGCATTGGGCTATTGGTTTGACGATCGCTGGCAGGCAGAGATCATTCCGGCGATGATTCTGGCCATGACTGTTTCGATTGTCTATCGCCAAGAGTTTGCCCTTCTGGTAACCGCGTGTGTCAGCCTGGCGATTGTGCTGACCAGTGGCACAAGTCTGGTGGCCTTCGTGACGATTGCCGCCACTTGTAGTGCCGCAACGTTATCGATGAACCGGATTCGCAGCCGCAACAAGCTGATCTTCGTAGGTCTGTGGGCTGGCGTGGTGGCGTTTACCACCAAGTATGGCGTGAGTATTGTTTCAGGGCAGCCCGCTACGATCGCCCTGCTTCAAGCGGCTGCCTGGCAGGGCGTTTACGCCGTGGGTGCCGGCTTCCTGATGACCGGCCTGCTACCGTTTGTCGAAAAGGCATACGGCATCCTCACCGATATCAGCCTTCTGGAACTGGGTGATGCGGCGCATCCGCTGCTGCAGAAGCTCGCCCAGCGAGCCCCAGGCACGTATAACCACTCGATCACGGTCGCTTCGATAGCCGAGTCGGCGGCCGATTCGATCGGAGCCAATGGCCTTCTGGTGCGTGTCGGTGCCTACTTCCATGACATCGGCAAGATGATGAAGCCAGAGTACTTCATCGAAAACCAGAGCGCCTCGGACAACCGTCACGAAGGACTGAACCCGGCGATCAGTACCCTGGTGATCATCGCCCACGTGAAAGACGGTGCCGACCTTGCGCGTCAAAACCGGTTGCCGCGGGCTATTATCGATTTTATCGAACAGCACCACGGCACGACCCTGGTCGAATACTTCTACCGTGTTGCCAGCGCCAAAGTGGAAGCCAACCCGGACGAACGCGAAGTGGATGAAACGATCTACCGCTATCCCGGGCCGAAACCGCAAACCAAAGAGGCAGCCGTGCTGATGATTTGCGACGCGGTCGAAAGTGCGTGCCGTACGCTCGTCGAGCCAACTGCTTCCCGCATTGAAGCCCTGGTGGAAGAGCTTTCGATGAAGCGACTACTCGACGGGCAGTTCGACGAATGTGGCCTGACGCTCCGCGAACTGCGTCAGATTCAATCGAGCGTGACCAAGAGCCTCACCGCAGTCTACCATGGCCGTGTGAAGTACCCCAGTTCGCAGCCTGCATAA
- a CDS encoding hemolysin family protein, with the protein MGPTLFVWLATSSWLVLILSSIAATILPDMFWHDLEEYCEKNDRPRLFSTIHEHHEIAALAAQALQVLSLAIFLISSQAWLLGFREGSLLDAFTFIGDVAGVTLVLMVTMVWIPWAVAEHFGPPFIYYTWPLWSTVSIILYPVTYGVDFLGGMMKRAAGIVDEPQDEEEEFEEEIRTIVTEAIREGHIEEDAREMIEGVMDLDDTETVSIMTPRSEIDSLAATTPWWEIVEFISKTGRTRIPIWDGSRDNFAGLLYVKDLLPELARPESTRKSLLDLARPIIHVPQSMTVSELLKYFLRKRTHLALVVDEYHAVTGLVTIEDVLEEIVGEIVDEHDIDETDNGIIQISDEEADVTGKAHVEDINEILGMELPEEDDYDTIGGLVIHEMKRIPKPGEQLQVGDVSIQVVASDRRRIHQLRLIRSKPNKVQSA; encoded by the coding sequence ATGGGACCAACGCTTTTCGTCTGGCTCGCGACTTCAAGCTGGCTGGTTTTGATCCTGTCTTCCATCGCCGCGACCATTCTGCCGGACATGTTCTGGCACGACTTGGAAGAGTACTGTGAAAAGAATGATCGTCCGCGCCTATTCAGTACCATTCACGAACATCATGAAATCGCCGCCCTGGCTGCCCAAGCACTTCAGGTGCTAAGCCTGGCGATCTTTCTGATTTCCAGTCAGGCCTGGCTGCTTGGTTTCCGCGAAGGATCGCTGCTGGATGCGTTCACCTTTATTGGTGACGTGGCCGGGGTGACGTTGGTTTTGATGGTTACAATGGTTTGGATTCCCTGGGCCGTCGCCGAACACTTCGGACCTCCGTTCATCTATTACACGTGGCCCCTCTGGTCGACCGTGAGCATCATTCTGTACCCGGTAACGTACGGCGTCGATTTCCTGGGGGGCATGATGAAGCGTGCCGCTGGTATCGTCGACGAACCACAGGATGAGGAAGAAGAGTTTGAAGAAGAGATCCGCACGATCGTGACCGAGGCGATCCGCGAAGGTCACATCGAAGAAGATGCCCGCGAAATGATCGAAGGGGTGATGGACCTCGACGATACGGAAACGGTCAGCATCATGACGCCGCGCAGCGAGATCGATTCGCTGGCGGCGACAACCCCCTGGTGGGAAATCGTCGAGTTCATCTCGAAAACAGGCCGCACCCGCATCCCGATATGGGATGGTAGTCGCGACAACTTCGCCGGCCTGCTTTACGTGAAAGACCTTCTACCGGAACTGGCTCGTCCCGAATCGACGCGTAAATCGCTGCTCGATCTGGCTCGACCGATCATTCACGTACCGCAGAGTATGACCGTCAGCGAACTGCTGAAGTACTTCCTGCGAAAGCGAACGCACCTGGCCCTGGTTGTCGACGAATACCATGCGGTGACCGGCCTGGTGACGATCGAGGACGTGCTGGAGGAGATCGTCGGGGAAATCGTCGACGAGCACGATATCGATGAAACCGACAACGGCATCATCCAGATCTCGGATGAAGAAGCGGACGTGACCGGTAAGGCCCACGTGGAAGACATCAACGAGATCCTGGGCATGGAACTTCCTGAAGAAGACGACTACGATACGATCGGCGGTTTGGTCATCCACGAAATGAAACGAATCCCCAAACCAGGCGAACAGCTTCAGGTGGGGGACGTTTCGATCCAGGTTGTTGCCTCCGATCGCCGCCGAATTCACCAGTTGCGGCTGATCCGCTCGAAGCCAAACAAGGTTCAGTCAGCATAG
- the ybeY gene encoding rRNA maturation RNase YbeY, whose product MSSDYEINLSNRQTEFPVPQELFEKAVQAVFAGEGYPRGEVGIAIVDNAEIHDCNVRFLQHDYPTDVITFPMDEEDDFLSGEIMISAEYAADEARQHGWKIEEEMTLYVVHGCLHLAGYDDHEDADRQKMRRLEKHYLSKLGIAYADQASASSSPSQGAT is encoded by the coding sequence ATGTCCTCGGACTACGAAATAAATCTTTCCAATCGCCAAACAGAATTTCCTGTACCGCAGGAACTCTTCGAGAAAGCTGTCCAGGCAGTCTTCGCGGGCGAAGGCTACCCGCGCGGCGAAGTCGGGATCGCTATCGTCGACAACGCCGAAATCCACGACTGCAACGTTCGCTTCCTGCAGCACGACTATCCGACCGATGTCATCACCTTCCCGATGGACGAGGAAGATGACTTCCTGTCCGGCGAGATCATGATCAGTGCCGAGTACGCCGCCGACGAGGCGCGGCAGCACGGCTGGAAGATCGAAGAGGAAATGACCCTTTACGTTGTGCATGGCTGCCTGCACCTGGCCGGCTACGACGATCATGAAGATGCCGACCGTCAGAAAATGCGGCGTCTGGAAAAGCACTATCTCAGCAAACTGGGTATTGCGTACGCAGACCAGGCGTCTGCGTCCAGTTCCCCTAGTCAAGGAGCAACCTAG